The nucleotide sequence TTCGAAGATGCCTGCATTGAGCTAGACAGGTACTCCGATAGATTGCACTTCGAGACAATGGATGTTTACCTGAAGGAAATGAAAAAGCACTACATAAACCAAGTCAAATGGCATGCGGCTGCAATTTTGGGCAGTGTCGATTTTCTTGGAAATCCACTGGGCTTTGCCAACGATCTTTCTGAAGGAGTTTCCGGACTGATTTTTGAGGGCTCCGTCAAGAGTCTGGTGAAAAATGTTACGCATGGCATATCAAACTCCACGGCAAAGCTAACGGAAACGCTGTCCGACAGTCTGGGGAAAGTTGTGCTGGATGACCACGACAATGAGACGAGACAACGAATTTTGGAACTTCAAACCAATACATCCGGAGGTCACCTTGCAGCGGGTCTGAAAGGTCTCGGCTTCGGATTGCTAGGCGGAGTAACGAGTATAGTGAGACATACTTACGATGGTGCCCAAGCGGATGGCGTGCCTGGCTTCCTAAGTGGACTGGGCAAGGGATTGGTGGGCACAGTGACCAAACCCATCATTGGAGTGTTGGACTTGGCTTCGGAAACTGCAAGTGCGGTCAGAGAAACCAGCCGGGATAGTCACAGAAACGCTCCAGACAGGAAAAGGCTTCCCAGATGTGTTACTGGTGCTCCGGGCGGTCTTCTACCTTTGTACTCCAATCGTCAAAGCAAGGGACAACAATATCTTTACCTTATCAATCAAAAAAACTTTTCGGAAAAGATCATTTCATACGAAGCGAATCTTTGGAACGATAAAGAGGCTAGATTACGCCTGCTGGTTTCTACCGAATACGTACGAATATTTTCATTGAGCGACGGCATCCCAACTATTATGTTTGATTGTCATGTAAGTGAGATACTATCGTGCCATCCTGTGGTGACGAATGTGGGCACGACGCCATCTACGAGTAGTAGAGCGACAGCGAGCCACTACATTGAGATATCCACAAATCGTCCGAAAGTAACCAGGCCGAGGATACGCTGTCGATCTGAGGAAGTTGCAGAGGCTGCATCAAGATGCGTAAGTGAAACCTCCTCAAGATACATATTAGCATATAactttatttacttttacaaattttgaaaTGATTATCACATATATTTCATACTTGTTTCTTTTAGATAAACTACGCTAAAAGTGTCTTTGATGAACGTGAACATGCCGTTTTATAAAATGCAATAAGCCGGTTCGTGATAATAAACATAAACCTTTTGACAACAagttttacattttattttctttggcaATAGATGCTATTTTATTTTCCAATTAGTAAGCAAAATAAACACTTTAGAATTTGTAATCCCATATTTTATGAATGCTAGGTAAATAGGCATTTCGAAAAgaaatgatttaataaataccGAAGATCCAAAAGTGATCAAAATGGAATCATTAACCAAATAATATTACGGAAGCATTTTCGGATGAAATGACCGTAGTGTACATATATTATTTGTCATGTCGTGCactattaataaaaaataaactttgtAAAGTTAGTAAggtttataaataatgtaattAATAATCGGCATTTTTGTAATGCTCTTTTCTAAACGCCGAGAGTTTTAGTCGCTGCATTTGAAGAGCTTGTTCGGTTTCGAGTACTTTAACATGGATTTCCATTTCCATCGTTTTAATTTGTGATGGCGTTAGTTTTGAAAGTTCGATTTCACTTTGCTGTTCCAGTTGGGAGTTGCAATCCTTAACGGTGGCCACGAGAGTTCCTGTGGCCTGTGTTACACTTCGCGAGGCCTTCGTTAAGTCGGATAACTTTTGACTAttgcgttccgccttgactttGCTCGCTATAACCATTTGGGTTGTGCAGGCCGCGATTTCTTGGGCCGCCACTATTAGTTCAAAGTTTTTACCAGATTCACTTTCAATGGCTTTGTTCGCGGCCTCCACCAGATAATTGGCTGCCTTCGCCACCATTTTCGAAGCGGATATCAAGCCATCCGACCACTGACTATTTCGCCTATAGAACTCATTGGCACTGGCATTTcctgaaatattaaaagccAATTTGTAAGCTTCTGGGAATATTCGTATATTACTTTGTAACTACCTTTTTGGGATGCCACAATTTCGTGTTGCAGAAGACGTGATTTTTGGATTAAAGCCTTCACACATTCCATCAGTGTTGTACATGCGTCCACAATTTTTCCGTTCACCTCCAGATTGGTTTTGTTGTCCTTCTCCCGAGCCTTTGCGAGTAAATCTGTTATCTTTGAGGCTGCATCATCAATGGCAGCATCCATTTCGCGAAGCTCTATCTCGAGAAGTTTGTCCAGATCAATCTTTTGTTCAAAGGAGGCCTTTATTTTCTCAATTAACTTTCGAACATCCTTAAGCTTTGTTTCTATATCAGATATGATATGTAGCCTTTCCTGATCTTTTGTTTCATTGTTTAACAAATATTGAAACAATCGACAGACATCTGTACATATCAAGGATGTTTTCGTGAAAATCtctaagaataaaaaaaaccttttttaatCACATACTATCAATTTTTATAAGTTGGTTTTTTAGCTTACCCTGACCCGTCTCAATTGCTGTCGTTGTTTTGTAGATAACATCACACTGATCGTACAACTTTATAAATACGTAGCCCAAATACATAACATCCTTCATTCCTTCTGTTGAAGCTGTATAGCTTACAGCGGATGAGGtattaaacttatttaaaaGAATATCCATTTCACTTATTATGCTTGGAACCGCATCCAATGGTTGCTGTTCCGAACCGCTTAACTTTGAGTTGCAGATCTCTTTCACAGTTTTGATTACCAATTTTCGGAGTTCGCTTAAATCGGTGCTACAGGATTGATACGAACTTGTAACGGATTCAATTTGTTGTGTTGCTTGGGTTAGTTTGTCCTCAGCAATGGTGAGTTTGCTTTGCAAATCATCATTACGTTGACCAACTGAAATATTGTCCTGCCTTAGTTGATTTACAGTTTCCAGGGTTTGCTGTTGATAAAATAATGTTACTACTTTTTAAAAGAActgtttttcatttatttaccTGCAGTGCAGACTCCTTTTCCTCCAAGTTAGTAACGGTTTGTTGCAATTGAGCATTTATTACATCGCTGTTGTTTTTGTGCTCCAGATTCAATTTCTCGATTTTAGTTAAAAGCAATGCCTTTTCCGCTTCAAAGGCTTTTAGATTGTTTTCAATTTCAACGGTCTTCAAGCTAATTTGGTTTTCGGCGGTGGTGAGCCTAATCTTTGCTTcattaaaatctttatctcTCTGCTCTAAGTTACTTATCGTTTGTTGCAGTTGAGCGTTTTGAGCATCAATACTGCTTTTACTTTCGACATTTTGTAGCTCAATCTTGGTCAAAAGCGCTGTCTTTTCTGCTTCaaaagattttgaaatattttcgatTTCTATGATCTTAGCATTTATTTGGCTTTCGGCGTTGGATAGTTTTTCCTTGGTGTCATTAAGAGTGGCATTAAGTTCCTCGATTTTTAAGCAATTTAACCGCAAGTTTTCAGAGGTGGAATTAATATCTAGTTCTTGAATCTCCTTTTGCTTAACCACATCATCGAACTT is from Drosophila suzukii chromosome 3, CBGP_Dsuzu_IsoJpt1.0, whole genome shotgun sequence and encodes:
- the Hip1 gene encoding huntingtin-interacting protein 1, which gives rise to MATHAEKEFYQLNISVSKALNGLEAPLKTKHARSIIIMIHKAKEAKTFWMIISRQPLMQNRFTAWKFSHLLHKVLREAHESSIRHSQSHKKMILEVGKMWGLLQDDIGCCIQAYSKLLATKLNFHDKNRMFPGTLNISFTELFIAVDRDLNYCFQLCVEIFDYLEDIIALQLTIFSSMEKYRMSSMTPQGQCRLAPIVCLIQDSNALYDLSVRLMFKLHDGVPYDVVSGHRDRFHGLFLKLKSFYNNVRPLQYFKDLITVPELPDSSPNFKSQNDFTSYVPPVVHVPQEPDPVVEDLVDTNNHESEAFSQAQQQLSMLEGIISEKEAGIEELSFKLVALQKNFDELQQSYRHDVQELQQTNTVLSNDLVLAREMCATFRMQNDDLEMQLNQNPILLQKAMEEEEKHKLSSEKFNKLKALYTKIRDEHIQLLREQSDCNKSLNKEKQVNSQLLLETKELTNEISKIKGNVEEKEKVNLGLQKQIEEHKEKLFQLEVTKNEIKEKFDDVVKQKEIQELDINSTSENLRLNCLKIEELNATLNDTKEKLSNAESQINAKIIEIENISKSFEAEKTALLTKIELQNVESKSSIDAQNAQLQQTISNLEQRDKDFNEAKIRLTTAENQISLKTVEIENNLKAFEAEKALLLTKIEKLNLEHKNNSDVINAQLQQTVTNLEEKESALQQTLETVNQLRQDNISVGQRNDDLQSKLTIAEDKLTQATQQIESVTSSYQSCSTDLSELRKLVIKTVKEICNSKLSGSEQQPLDAVPSIISEMDILLNKFNTSSAVSYTASTEGMKDVMYLGYVFIKLYDQCDVIYKTTTAIETGQEIFTKTSLICTDVCRLFQYLLNNETKDQERLHIISDIETKLKDVRKLIEKIKASFEQKIDLDKLLEIELREMDAAIDDAASKITDLLAKAREKDNKTNLEVNGKIVDACTTLMECVKALIQKSRLLQHEIVASQKGNASANEFYRRNSQWSDGLISASKMVAKAANYLVEAANKAIESESGKNFELIVAAQEIAACTTQMVIASKVKAERNSQKLSDLTKASRSVTQATGTLVATVKDCNSQLEQQSEIELSKLTPSQIKTMEMEIHVKVLETEQALQMQRLKLSAFRKEHYKNADY